From a single Silene latifolia isolate original U9 population chromosome 6, ASM4854445v1, whole genome shotgun sequence genomic region:
- the LOC141586386 gene encoding protein trichome berefringence-like 7 — translation MEFEYMFLGSLTLIYLAALLYWVFLKDLINGLNLSSNLHVKRFYTRVSSYGDLGLVGSGKNSIFRSVNGVIVIGSLFTFILAIAGAYWLFSPDLEANVRDQGFGIPGPNDGECNVFDGKWVKDEGYPLYNASDCPFAERGFNCLANGRKDKEYLNWRWKPNKCDLPRFDVQAFLKYLRGKRVVFVGDSLTRTQWESFVCMLMSGVDDKRFVYEVNQNEITKNIRFLKVRFDSYDFTVEFYRSVFLVLPTPAPKKAPKRVKLALKLDKMDSINGEWVDSDILIFNTGHWWTKTKLFETGTYFQVGGSLKLGMPVTKALTKALETWASWVESKINPNKTHVFFRTFEGSHWSGRNRNTCKVSRRPTSTTQGRDKNSISDAILRVVKKMSVPVTALHVTPMGAYRSDAHVGTFSDNPSVPDCSHWCLPGLPDMWNEIMFTYLLHKDQISRNITAN, via the exons CATTAACATTGATATATTTAGCAGCTTTACTGTACTGGGTATTCTTAAAAGACTTGATTAATGGTCTTAATTTGAGCTCAAATTTGCATGTTAAGAGATTTTACACAAGGGTTTCTAGCTATGGTGATTTAGGTTTAGTGGGTAGTGGTAAAAATTCAATCTTTAGATCTGTAAATGGAGTTATAGTGATTGGATCACTTTTTACCTTCATATTAGCTATAGCTGGTGCATATTGGTTATTTTCACCTGATTTAGAGGCTAATGTTAGAGATCAGGGTTTCGGTATCCCGGGGCCGAATGATGGTGAATGTAATGTGTTTGATGGAAAATGGGTGAAAGATGAGGGTTACCCTTTGTATAATGCATCTGATTGCCCGTTTGCGGAAAGAGGGTTTAATTGTTTGGCAAATGGGAGGAAGGATAAGGAGTATTTGAATTGGAGGTGGAAGCCGAATAAGTGTGATCTTCCTAGGTTTGATGTGCAAGCCTTTTTGAAGTATCTTAGAGGAAAACGGGTTGTTTTTGTTGGCGATTCATTGACTCGGACACAATGGGAGTCTTTTGTGTGTATGCTGATGTCGGGGGTGGATGATAAGCGGTTTGTGTATGAAGTCAATCAGAATGAAATTACGAAGAATATTAGGTTTTTGAAAGTGAGGTTTGATTCGTATGATTTTACTGTGGAGTTTTATCGATCTGTTTTCCTTGTATTGCCTACTCCGGCACCTAAGAAGGCGCCCAAGAGAGTCAAGTTGGCACTTAAGCTTGACAAAATGGATAGTATTAATGGAGAGTGGGTTGATTCTGATATCCTGATATTCAACACTGGACACTGGTGGACCAAGACCAAGCTTTTTGAAAC AGGAACCTATTTTCAGGTAGGTGGATCACTTAAACTTGGTATGCCAGTCACAAAAGCACTGACAAAAGCTCTTGAAACTTGGGCATCATGGGTTGAGTCTAAGATTAATCCTAATAAGACTCACGTGTTCTTTCGAACGTTTGAAGGTTCTCACTGGAG CGGTCGAAATCGTAACACGTGCAAAGTGAGTAGACGACCAACATCGACTACACAGGGAAGGGATAAAAATTCGATTTCAGACGCCATACTTCGGGTTGTGAAGAAAATGTCGGTGCCTGTAACAGCCCTACATGTTACCCCCATGGGAGCATACCGAAGTGACGCACATGTTGGTACATTTAGTGACAACCCATCAGTTCCAGATTGCAGTCATTGGTGCCTTCCTGGGTTGCCTGATATGTGGAATGAGATTATGTTCACATACCTGCTTCATAAAGATCAGATCTCGCGGAATATTACTGCAAATTGA
- the LOC141658593 gene encoding alcohol dehydrogenase 1 gives MSKTTAGQIIRCKAAVAWEAGKPLVIEEVEVAPPQNMEVRVKILFTSLCHTDVYFWEAKGQTPVFPRILGHEAGGIVESVGEGVTDLQPGDHVLPVFTGECKECAHCKSEESNMCDLLRINTDRGVMLHDGKSRFSINGKPIYHFVGTSTFSEYTVVHVGCLAKINPEAPLDKVCVLSCGISTGFGATVNVAKPKKGHTVAVFGLGAVGLAAAEGARVSGASRIIGVDLVPSRFEAAKKFGVTDFVNSKDHDKPVQEVIVEMTNGGVDRSIECTGNIQAMISAFECVHDGWGVAVLVGVPNKDDAFKTHPMNFLNERTLKGTFFGNYKPRTDILTVVEKYMNKEMELDKFITHEVDFKDINKAFELMAKGEGIRCIIRMDA, from the exons ATGTCGAAAACTACTGCTGGCCAAATTATTCGGTGCAAAG CTGCTGTAGCATGGGAAGCAGGGAAACCACTAGTAATAGAGGAAGTGGAGGTGGCTCCTCCTCAGAACATGGAAGTTCGTGTCAAGATCCTCTTCACCTCTCTTTGCCATACTGATGTTTACTTCTGGGAGGCCAAG GGCCAAACTCCTGTTTTCCCTCGCATTCTCGGTCATGAAGCTGGAGG AATTGTGGAAAGCGTAGGCGAGGGAGTGACAGACTTACAGCCAGGAGACCATGTTCTGCCTGTATTCACAGGGGAATGCAAGGAATGCGCTCACTGCAAATCCGAGGAGAGTAACATGTGTGATCTGCTGAGGATCAATACTGATAGAGGTGTAATGCTTCATGATGGGAAATCAAGGTTTTCAATTAATGGCAAGCCTATTTACCATTTTGTCGGAACATCGACATTTAGTGAATACACTGTGGTTCATGTTGGTTGTCTTGCTAAGATCAACCCTGAAGCACCTCTTGACAAAGTTTGTGTTCTCAGCTGCGGAATTTCTACAG GTTTTGGTGCTACTGTGAATGTTGCAAAACCGAAGAAGGGTCATACTGTCGCTGTTTTCGGACTAGGAGCAGTTGGTCTCGCG GCTGCTGAAGGTGCCAGAGTTTCTGGTGCATCCAGGATTATTGGTGTGGATCTTGTTCCTAGTCGGTTCGAAGCAG CGAAAAAGTTCGGTGTGACCGACTTCGTGAACTCAAAAGACCATGACAAACCAGTTCAAGAGGTGATTGTTGAAATGACCAATGGCGGAGTTGACAGGAGTATTGAATGTACTGGAAATATCCAAGCTATGATCTCCGCTTTTGAATGCGTCCATGAT GGTTGGGGTGTTGCTGTCCTTGTCGGTGTACCAAACAAAGACGACGCCTTCAAAACCCATCCCATGAACTTCCTGAATGAAAGGACATTGAAGGGAACTTTCTTTGGAAACTACAAACCTCGAACTGACATACTAACTGTCGTCGAGAAGTACATGAACAAG GAGATGGAACTCGACAAATTCATAACACATGAAGTCGACTTCAAAGACATCAACAAGGCCTTTGAACTTATGGCCAAGGGTGAAGGTATCAGGTGCATCATTCGTATGGATGCTTAA